The nucleotide window GGAAGAGTCGCAGCGATTGGCCGAGGGGAAACGGCAAGAAGGATCGCTCAAGGGGTTGAAGCTGCACGAACAGTGGTCGGCCTTGGCGGGACGGGTGATTTGCCAGTTTCGCCCCAAAACCCAAGGGGCCTCGTTGCCGCCCCATCGCTTTCGCAGCGGTTCGCCGGTGTTGCTGCAAGATATCGAAAACAACCAGATTCGCGGGCTAGTGGCCTCGGTGCGGGATGGTTCGATTGAGGTCGTCACGCAGGACTTTCTGGAAAACGACGACGATCCTTTCACGTTGATTCCCAGCAACGACGAAGTCACCCGCCGCCGGATGGAGTTCGCGCTCAAGCGGGCTGCCAGTGCTCAGGGGAATCGCTTGGCCGAGTTGCGCGATGTGCTGCTAGGGGAAGCCCAACCCAGCTTCGATTCGACGGCAAGGCTTCCCGAGCGTTCGCGCGAACTGAACGATTCGCAGTGGGCAGCCGTGCAAAACGCCCTCCAGGCCAACGACCTGGCGGTGATTCATGGCCCGCCAGGGACCGGCAAGACGGTGACACTGGCCCATTTAGTTCGGGCCTTGGTCGATCGGGGCGAGCGCGTGCTGGCTTGCGCGCCGAGCAATCTGGCGGTCGACAACTTAATGCTGCGGCTGCTTGCGCAAGGGGTGAAAGCGGTCCGCCTGGGGCATCCGGCCCGCGTTTCCGAATCGCTGCACGATGGTACGCTCGACTACCTGGCCCGGGCCCACCCCGATGCCAAGCTGGCCGAGAAGTTGATTCGTGAAGGGCAAGCGAAGATGCGTAGTGCCGGCCGTTACACGCGGGCCAAACCAGCACCCGGCGAGCGATCGGCGCTGCGCGAAGAAGCGCGAGCCTTGTTCGACGACGCCCAACGTTTGCAGCGGCAAACGCTCGATCAAATTCTTTCCGGGGCGGAAGTCTTATGCACGACACTGACTGGGTTCGATGACGATCTACTCGCAGGCCGACGCTTCGAGACCGTGGTGATTGACGAAGCCTGTCAGGCGGTGGAGCCTGCTTGTTGGATTCCGCTTTCGCGGGCACAGCGGGTGATCTTAGCGGGAGATCACTGCCAACTTCCGCCGACGATTCTCTCGCAGGAAGCGGCCGCCGAAGGGTTTGCCGAGAGCATGCAAGAGCGGATCGTGCGGCAGGCGCCGAGCGTGGCCCGCTTGCTGCAGCGTCAGTACCGCATGCACACGTCGATTATGGAATTCAGCAGCCAGGAATTTTACGGCTGCCAATTGGAAGCCGACGACACCGTCGCCGCCCACGACTTGCAGCCGCTGCTAGGGGACGAGGTTTATGTCGACCCGAAGCCGTGGCAGTTCTTTGATACGGCGGGGGCCGACTTTCAGGAAGAAGAAGACGAATCGACCGGCAGCCGGGCCAACGATGCCGAGGCCCGGTTTGTGGCCAAGAAGGTGCAGCAACTCATCGAAGCAGGCCTGCTGCCGGAAGCAATCTCGGTGATTTCCCCCTATGCCGCCCAGGTGCAGCGGCTGCGGAACTTGCTGCCTGCCGGGGTAGAAGCAGACACGGTCGATGGATTTCAAGGCCGCGAGAACGAAGCGGTGATCATCTCGCTTGTCCGCTCGAATACCAACGGCGAAATTGGCTTCTTGTTGGATACTCGCCGGATGAACGTCGCCCTGACGCGGGCCCGCCGCAAGCTGATTGTCGTGGGAGATAGCTCGACGATCGGCGGTAACTCGTTTTATGAACGGTTCTTACAGTACACCGAGTCGGTCGACGGCTATCATACGGTGTGGGAAGAAATGGACTGATAGCCGGTAAGTGGTCTTTAGCGGGGCATAGTATTGCTTTGCCTCGAAACCAATTTCAGGTATCATTAGATACTTGTCTCTGCGGCTGGGTTTTTCCCTGGCGGCTATGGGACGTGCGCAAAACCTACCGCTTTCGATTGCCTACCTAACAAGGAAAATAGATGAGTGCTCGTAATCGCGTCTCGCGACGTCAGTTTTTGAAGACATCGAGCGTGGTGGCCGGATTGGCGACGGCGCCCCTGTTTATTCCTTCGACTGCGTTTGGTGCTAACGAACGAATTCTGACCGGGCACATTGGTGTGGGCGGAATGGGTAACGGCAACCTGGGCAAGTTCATGGACAACGCCGTGGCCGTGTGCGATGTCGATTCGCAGCGGGCCGAAGCGGCTGGTAAGCGGGTTCGCGATAAGAAAGAAAAGTGCGACGTTTACGGCGACTATCGCCAAGTGCTCGATCGTAAGGATATCGATGCCGTCGTGATCAGCACGCCCGATCATTGGCACGCGATTCCGACCATTCATGCGTGTGAAGCAGGCAAAGACGTT belongs to Bremerella cremea and includes:
- a CDS encoding AAA domain-containing protein, coding for MARIHLRGLPPGTNRNQLFKLLIEQADVPGKEIGAIDLIRRQASVEIDEDRARRAVKTLRETLPEVDAFYEPDKIEWPPLFEKFRRWMQVEAKEESQRLAEGKRQEGSLKGLKLHEQWSALAGRVICQFRPKTQGASLPPHRFRSGSPVLLQDIENNQIRGLVASVRDGSIEVVTQDFLENDDDPFTLIPSNDEVTRRRMEFALKRAASAQGNRLAELRDVLLGEAQPSFDSTARLPERSRELNDSQWAAVQNALQANDLAVIHGPPGTGKTVTLAHLVRALVDRGERVLACAPSNLAVDNLMLRLLAQGVKAVRLGHPARVSESLHDGTLDYLARAHPDAKLAEKLIREGQAKMRSAGRYTRAKPAPGERSALREEARALFDDAQRLQRQTLDQILSGAEVLCTTLTGFDDDLLAGRRFETVVIDEACQAVEPACWIPLSRAQRVILAGDHCQLPPTILSQEAAAEGFAESMQERIVRQAPSVARLLQRQYRMHTSIMEFSSQEFYGCQLEADDTVAAHDLQPLLGDEVYVDPKPWQFFDTAGADFQEEEDESTGSRANDAEARFVAKKVQQLIEAGLLPEAISVISPYAAQVQRLRNLLPAGVEADTVDGFQGRENEAVIISLVRSNTNGEIGFLLDTRRMNVALTRARRKLIVVGDSSTIGGNSFYERFLQYTESVDGYHTVWEEMD